The proteins below come from a single Triticum aestivum cultivar Chinese Spring chromosome 5D, IWGSC CS RefSeq v2.1, whole genome shotgun sequence genomic window:
- the LOC123124971 gene encoding putative cyclin-dependent kinase F-2: MAIKRVFPGDHPDFKVDMSGGAPRLTFCNRARYWTSTDYQETRALGEGGFGGVVEARHLTNGWTVAVKKPLPCAHEGAGVTCGCADARTLREAAFLAACHRHRAIVELRALSLDPFARKLSVVMECVGPSLHDVLHEHRQGRPFPEGDVRCIMEQLLGAAKHMHGLRIIHRDIKPGNILVGADGISNVKICDLGLAVSMAEPAPYGQHGTRRYMAPEMLLGKTDYDATVDMWSLGCVMAELLSGKPLFDGDDDAQQLLAIFRVLGVPLFTIWPAYESLPLAGKLVTPPQVISRNKLRQHFPEDLLSKEGFEVLKGLLSCNIDKRLSATTALRRPWFANAVDASA; this comes from the coding sequence ATGGCCATCAAGCGCGTCTTCCCCGGCGACCACCCCGACTTCAAGGTGGACATGAGCGGCGGCGCCCCGAGGCTCACCTTCTGCAACAGGGCGCGCTACTGGACCTCCACCGACTACCAGGAGACGCGCGCGCTCGGCGAGGGCGGCTTCGGCGGCGTCGTGGAGGCGCGCCACCTCACCAACGGCTGGACCGTCGCCGTCAAGAAGCCACTCCCCTGCGCGCACGAGGGCGCCGGCGTCACCTGCGGCTGCGCCGACGCCCGTACGCTGCGCGAGGCGGCGTTCCTCGCGGCGTGCCACCGCCACCGCGCCATCGTCGAGCTCCGGGCGCTCTCGCTCGACCCCTTCGCCCGGAAGCTCTCCGTCGTGATGGAGTGCGTCGGGCCCAGCCTGCACGACGTCCTCCACGAGCACCGGCAAGGCCGGCCGTTCCCCGAGGGCGACGTCCGCTGCATCATGGAGCAGCTCCTCGGCGCCGCCAAGCACATGCACGGGCTCCGCATCATCCACCGCGACATCAAGCCGGGGAACATACTCGTCGGCGCGGACGGCATCAGCAACGTCAAGATCTGCGACCTAGGGCTCGCGGTGTCCATGGCAGAGCCTGCTCCGTACGGCCAGCACGGCACACGCCGATACATGGCACCGGAGATGCTCCTCGGCAAGACCGACTACGACGCCACGGTTGACATGTGGTCCCTCGGCTGCGTCATGGCCGAGCTCCTCTCCGGGAAGCCGCTCTTCGACGGGGACGACGACGCCCAACAGCTCCTCGCCATCTTCCGCGTTCTCGGCGTGCCATTGTTCACGATCTGGCCGGCCTACGAGTCATTGCCGCTCGCCGGGAAGCTGGTGACGCCGCCGCAAGTCATTTCCCGCAACAAGCTCCGTCAACACTTCCCAGAGGACCTCCTCTCCAAAGAAGGCTTCGAAGTCCTCAAGGGGCTCCTCTCGTGCAACATCGACAAGAGGTTGTCGGCCACCACCGCGCTCAGGCGACCATGGTTCGCCAACGCCGTCGATGCTTCAGCCTGA
- the LOC123124973 gene encoding mitogen-activated protein kinase kinase kinase 11, translating to MGLCASMLQRRTERRYPEPRRGTAEALFVVRGDRRPANPEALVVRVQDSGRTQLRRHGREESGGRGGCWRQGTDALDWMIARARMPRLPCAGTGTVGVEPDAALRTRETTAAGRGAPPGHGVEPDAPLLTRKTTAAAGRGAPPGTRWTPPTAPVTPTPPSPAMTPMGGAPAAPSTPASAAMTPGRPVWQRRILMGMRCELPRFSGLVLYDEHGRPIQVGTPGRRNHRQGKKKTARTSSTTTLRDLL from the exons ATGGGGCTCTGCGCGTCGATGCTGCAGCGGAGGACGGAGAGGCGGTACCCCGAGCCGAGGCGCGGCACGGCGGAGGCGCTGTTCGTCGTCAGAGGCGACCGCCGGCCGGCGAACCCAGAGGCGCTGGTGGTCCGGGTGCAGGACTCCGGTCGAACACAGCTCCGGAGACATGGCAGGGAGGAGAGTGGAGGACGCGGGGGGTGCTGGCGACAAGGCACCGACGCGCTGGACTGGATGATCGCCCGCGCTCGGATGCCCCGGCTGCCTTGCGCGGGCACCGGGACCGTCGGGGTCGAGCCGGACGCGGCGTTGCGCACGCGTGAGACGACGGCGGCGGGCCGAGGTGCCCCGCCAGGGCACGGGGTCGAGCCGGATGCGCCGTTGCTCACGCgcaagacgacggcggcggcgggccgaGGGGCCCCGCCAGGGACGCGCTGGACGCCACCAACGGCCCCGGTGACGCcgacgccgccctcgccggccatGACGCCCATGGGCGGGGCGCCGGCGGCACCGAGTACGCCGGCCTCGGCAGCCATGACGCCGGGCCGGCCGGTGTGGCAGAGGAGGATACTGATGGGTATGCGGTGCGAGCTGCCGCGGTTCAGCGGGCTCGTGCTGTACGACGAGCACGGCCGGCCCATCCAGGTCGGCACCCCGGGCAGAAGAAACCACCGCCAG GGGAAGAAGAAGACTGCCAGGACATCTTCCACCACAACTCTCAGGGACCTCCTGTAG